The following is a genomic window from Aminivibrio sp..
AAGGTCGGGCAGGTAGGCACTCTTCTTTCTGTCGAAGACGGCCAGGGCCCGGAGCTTCCCGGAGGCGATATAATCCTTCACGGTCCCGATGTTGGGGGACGTGAAGTCCACCTGTCCCCCAAGCACCGCCAGGAGGGCATTATTGCCGCCGCCAAAGGGGGTGGCGGAAAAGTCAAGGTCGCCCTTCTGCATCATCAGAAGTGCCTGGACGTGGCCGCTTGCCCCGGCGCCGCTGTAGGAAAACCGCACCTTGCCGGGCCGGGCCCGGATGTCTTTCACCAAGTCCGCGAGGGTCTGGTAGGGAGACTCGGGGGCCACGGCGATGATCTTCTCGGAATGGCAGAGCAGCATGATGGGCTCGAAATCGTGAAACGAAAGCTTGCTCACGCCCATGATGCGGAACGTGGCCGGAGTCTCTGCGGAGAAGACGATGGTGTAGCCGTCGGCAGGCCTGGCGTAGGCATACTCGGTGCCTATGGCTCCCGAAGCTCCCGGGCGGTTGAGGATCACTACGGGAACTCCCAGGTACTTCTCGAACAGCGGGGCGAACACCCTGGCGGCTACGTCGGTCACGCCGCCCGCACCCCAGGGCACCACAAGGGTCACGCCTTTGGAGGGATACCCGTCCGCAAAGGCAGCCGGGGCAAGGAGGACAGACAGAACCAGGCAGGCAAGAACAGCACGTTTCCATTGTTTCAGCATCACACCACGTCCCTTCATTGTATTCCTGTCAAACATCCGGCAAACTTCTCCCCGCCCGCTCAGATGATTCCGCCGGACCCCGGCGAACAGGGAAGATTCAGACTTCCGGGCCGGGAGAATAGAGGAGATTATACCATCCATTGACCCCTTTGCAAATGCGCCCTGGTAAAGGGTCTGGGCATGAAAGCCGTGAACTTTTCATACAAAACGCATGACAATAAAATGAACACATCTTTACATTTTTTACACCATCCCTGAAAAGTTCCCTGTGCCGCCACGACATGGCGAACCGGAAATGCGCCATGGCCGGTCGGC
Proteins encoded in this region:
- a CDS encoding tripartite tricarboxylate transporter substrate binding protein yields the protein MFDRNTMKGRGVMLKQWKRAVLACLVLSVLLAPAAFADGYPSKGVTLVVPWGAGGVTDVAARVFAPLFEKYLGVPVVILNRPGASGAIGTEYAYARPADGYTIVFSAETPATFRIMGVSKLSFHDFEPIMLLCHSEKIIAVAPESPYQTLADLVKDIRARPGKVRFSYSGAGASGHVQALLMMQKGDLDFSATPFGGGNNALLAVLGGQVDFTSPNIGTVKDYIASGKLRALAVFDRKKSAYLPDLPPITEAIPEMESFLPLDYPNCLMVKKGTPEDVTAMIAEAASKAVADPKWKEFLENNWYVGLDSVRGKDMLSYWDKWASVVGWVLQDAGVAKKSPAEFGIPRP